A stretch of DNA from bacterium:
CTTCGCCGCAATAGGCGACATAATAGGGCAGGGCAAAGTCGCTGGTTCCTTTTCCGCCGCTTTGATCATAGGTTTTGTATTTGATCGGATGGGGTGAATCTATGTCTTCGGTCCAGGCAAAATAGATCCTGGTGCTATCCAGGGTTTGTTTATGCGTGATGTGAGGGTAATTGGAAAAGGTTTCTTCCTTGGCTTGGGTACTGATGTTCACCGGTGTTGACCAGGTTCCCATCAGGGCATCATAATGCGAGTAATAGACATCAAAGGCGTCAGTGATTTGTTCAACCCATGCGCAGGAATAACCACCGGTAAGCACCGGATAGGTCGAAGCCACGGGCGTGTTATTGACCCGCTTGACCCCCATCCAGGTGCCGAATAAGCCGGTGTAGACCTTGTACCGCCAGTAAATGTCACCGGATGTTGCATCCTCTGCCCAGGCGATATAGGCATTATTGCCGACTGTTTCCAGCATTGGTTGTTTGGCGGGTTGGGTGCCGGACGGTGTCTCGGTCAATCCCCAACCGGCTGACGTCCGCGTGCGGTATTTAATTGAATTGATTGTCGATCTGTTTTCCCAGGCAACATGGATTGGCGGTTTGCCCGTGCTGTTCATGTAAGCAATTGAAGGGTGCTGGCCGGTGCCTACATCTTGAGGAATCGAGGGCATCGGGTTGAAGAGGTAGAATTTCGTGTACTTGACGGTTGGAGATCCTCCCAAGGTCGCAGCATACACGACATGACCCGTATCGCAGATGCCGATCGGCGAACGAAGGTGGACCAAAAGTCGTTCCAGATGCGCCAGCCTGGATCATCTGCGCCGTGGTCCAGCCGTCGTTGCCCAGATAGCGTGAAAAATAGATGTAATGGATACCGGCATCCTCGAACTGCCAGACTACGGACGGTCGCGGGGTTTCGGCTATAGAATTACAGCTAATAGCCGTATAAAACCCCCGTCCCAGCTGCTTTATGGTCCAGGTCGCACCTTCATCCGTCGATTTGGCGGCATAAATAAAGCCGTCGGATGCGTATGTCAGCCAGAGTTCGTTAGTGTCGACGATCCGAATGAATTTTTGGCCGTTATTAGAGGCAGTGGCTTCAGCCGAGGTGCTGAGCGCGATATAGGTTCCTACCACGATGGAAATTGGCTGGGACCACGGACCGATATTGCCGGAATAATCCATAGCAGCAATATAGTAGATGACTTCGTCACCTTGATATTGTCCATAAGGAAGCGGTGCGCGGAAAGTCGTACGGTCAATGGGCGAGGCATGGATGATTAGTGAAC
This window harbors:
- a CDS encoding fibronectin type III domain-containing protein — encoded protein: MSYYIGRATNSEGPYTCIHGGSLNPGTYYDVHVQDEEEYFYKVLRVDADVYGYYPSTFVGPVSAVSVNDNAPDPIPDPDQDDGNYDVNTETVNMSWDPPNLGTNPDVAGYWVCPIFPDDPPRSLIIHASPIDRTTFRAPLPYGQYQGDEVIYYIAAMDYSGNIGPWSQPISIVVGTYIALSTSAEATASNNGQKFIRIVDTNELWLTYASDGFIYAAKSTDEGATWTIKQLGRGFYTAISCNSIAETPRPSVVWQFEDAGIHYIYFSRYLGNDGWTTAQMIQAGASGTTFGPPSFADRHLRYGSCRVCCDLGRISNRQVHEILPLQPDALDSSRCRHRPAPFNCLHEQHGQTANPCCLGKQIDNQFN